In the Leptotrichia sp. oral taxon 847 genome, one interval contains:
- the cysS gene encoding cysteine--tRNA ligase, giving the protein MEFYNTMSNKVEKFVPLEENKVKMYVCGPTVYNYIHLGNARPIVVFDVLARYFKYKNYEVEFVQNFTDIDDKIINRSNEEKLPCEEITKKYINGFFEDVKKLNILSEVKRPKVTENIAEIIETIKKLVDNGFAYEKDGDVYFEVKKYSEYGKLSNQKIDELEAGARIDISKIKKNPLDFVLWKSKKENEPFYESPWGKGRPGWHIECSTMSQKYLGDTFDIHGGGQDLIFPHHENEIAQSSCAYHGNFANYWLHNGFVQINGDKMSKSKGNFFLLREILEKFSGNVVRLFMVSTHYRKPINFSFEALKDTKKTLQNMVNAMKKFEDAVNLTKESLSENENSFEKIKEFDEKFVLAMDEDMNTPQALATIFEQIKYTNKLLTKFENGKDVICEIKSSYESLKNKIENVLGIKLENEKKCEKCSELTDKLIDLLLEVRKDARIEKNFKLSDKIRDNLKDLGIEIKDALDGSTSYNFKE; this is encoded by the coding sequence ATGGAATTTTACAACACAATGTCAAACAAAGTGGAAAAATTTGTACCACTTGAAGAAAATAAAGTAAAAATGTACGTCTGCGGACCTACTGTTTATAATTACATACATTTGGGGAATGCTCGTCCGATTGTTGTTTTCGACGTATTGGCTAGATACTTTAAATATAAAAATTATGAAGTTGAGTTTGTACAAAATTTTACGGACATTGACGATAAAATTATAAATAGATCTAACGAAGAAAAACTGCCGTGCGAAGAAATTACTAAAAAATATATAAATGGATTTTTTGAAGATGTGAAAAAGTTAAATATTTTGAGCGAGGTGAAAAGACCAAAAGTTACGGAGAATATTGCTGAAATAATAGAAACTATAAAAAAATTGGTAGATAATGGTTTTGCTTATGAAAAAGATGGAGATGTCTACTTTGAGGTGAAAAAGTATTCTGAGTATGGGAAATTGTCCAATCAGAAAATTGATGAGCTGGAAGCAGGAGCTAGAATTGATATTTCTAAAATAAAAAAAAATCCACTGGATTTTGTCCTTTGGAAAAGTAAAAAGGAAAATGAGCCGTTTTATGAATCACCTTGGGGAAAAGGAAGACCTGGTTGGCATATAGAGTGCAGTACAATGTCGCAAAAATATTTGGGAGATACATTTGATATTCACGGTGGGGGACAGGATTTGATTTTTCCACATCACGAAAATGAAATTGCTCAAAGTAGTTGCGCTTATCACGGAAATTTTGCAAATTATTGGCTGCATAACGGCTTTGTTCAGATCAATGGCGATAAAATGTCCAAATCAAAAGGAAACTTTTTTTTACTGCGTGAAATTTTGGAAAAATTTTCTGGAAATGTGGTGAGACTTTTTATGGTGAGCACTCATTACAGAAAGCCGATTAATTTTTCTTTCGAAGCACTAAAAGATACAAAAAAAACTTTGCAAAATATGGTAAATGCGATGAAAAAATTTGAAGATGCAGTAAATTTGACGAAAGAAAGTTTATCTGAAAATGAAAATTCTTTTGAAAAAATTAAAGAGTTTGACGAAAAATTTGTTTTGGCGATGGATGAAGATATGAATACGCCACAAGCATTGGCTACAATTTTTGAGCAAATTAAATATACAAATAAACTTCTTACTAAATTTGAGAACGGAAAAGATGTTATTTGTGAAATAAAAAGTTCATATGAATCGCTAAAAAATAAAATTGAAAATGTACTCGGAATAAAATTGGAAAACGAAAAAAAATGCGAGAAATGCAGTGAATTAACTGATAAATTGATTGACTTACTTTTGGAAGTGAGAAAAGACGCAAGAATTGAGAAAAATTTTAAACTATCTGACAAGATTAGAGATAATTTGAAAGATTTGGGAATAGAAATTAAAGATGCACTAGATGGAAGTACAAGTTATAATTTTAAAGAATGA
- a CDS encoding AI-2E family transporter: MKFYDEEKILKMKNVLIVVTLLFLSILLFFKVYDYFKKPINLAISTIFPFILSFIIVYSLMPIIDMISNKKNEKKAAKKLIKNRNLAILLVLSIFFAIFIYIVLAFIPLIAKQVSSLIEFFLKNQGNFQKKAFSFMEANNIDLKNAIINSKDVIINITVQLLTSSYSIVSSTFTLLFMTPIFTIMLIFSYDNIEIWIEKFLSEIDSEGKLVDLAKKIDQTIGKYILVTVLDSMIVGIASFIIFYCLKLDYSVLFSIIIGFGNVIPFLGPFIGLIPVIFFAATKSFNLVIVIVVIVTIVQTIEANIVKPWLTGKSVKMHPITTLLVVLIGGALFGIGGAFIGIPIYIVIKLSWIFYWENYLKKEIKNDLKN, translated from the coding sequence ATGAAATTTTATGATGAAGAAAAAATTTTAAAAATGAAAAATGTGCTAATTGTAGTGACACTTTTGTTTTTATCAATTTTACTTTTTTTTAAGGTTTACGATTATTTTAAAAAGCCAATTAATCTTGCTATAAGCACGATTTTCCCGTTTATTTTGTCGTTTATTATTGTGTATTCACTAATGCCAATCATTGATATGATAAGCAATAAAAAAAATGAAAAAAAAGCGGCTAAAAAGCTCATAAAAAATAGAAATTTGGCAATTTTACTTGTGCTTTCAATATTTTTTGCAATTTTTATATATATTGTTCTTGCATTTATTCCTTTAATTGCAAAGCAGGTTTCGAGTTTAATCGAATTCTTTTTGAAAAATCAGGGAAATTTTCAAAAAAAAGCGTTTAGTTTTATGGAAGCCAACAACATTGATTTAAAAAACGCCATTATAAATTCTAAAGATGTGATCATTAATATAACAGTACAACTTCTAACTTCTAGTTATTCCATTGTAAGTAGTACATTTACACTACTTTTTATGACACCGATTTTTACAATTATGCTTATTTTTAGTTACGACAATATTGAAATTTGGATAGAAAAATTTTTATCTGAGATTGACAGTGAAGGGAAATTGGTTGATTTAGCGAAAAAGATAGATCAGACTATTGGGAAATATATTTTAGTTACAGTGCTTGACAGTATGATTGTTGGAATAGCGTCTTTTATAATTTTTTATTGCTTGAAACTGGATTACAGTGTTTTATTTTCTATAATTATCGGTTTTGGAAATGTGATACCATTTTTAGGACCATTTATCGGACTTATTCCCGTGATATTTTTTGCTGCAACAAAATCATTTAATTTAGTAATTGTCATTGTTGTGATAGTTACAATTGTTCAAACTATTGAAGCTAACATTGTAAAACCTTGGCTTACAGGAAAATCAGTAAAAATGCATCCAATTACGACACTTCTTGTAGTTTTGATTGGTGGAGCGCTCTTTGGAATTGGTGGGGCGTTTATTGGAATACCAATTTATATTGTTATTAAATTGAGTTGGATATTCTATTGGGAAAATTATTTAAAAAAAGAAATAAAAAATGATTTGAAAAATTAG
- the der gene encoding ribosome biogenesis GTPase Der, with product MRHTVAIVGRPNVGKSTLFNKLVGDRLSIVKDEPGVTRDRLYREMEWLGQKFILVDTGGLEPRTEDFMMSKIKKQAQVAIDEADVIIFLVDGKAGITGLDEDVATVLRKQGKKVIVAVNKIDNYIKEKENIFEFYGLGFEEVIGISGEHKTNLGDLLDAVIEKFEDKNVKEISEGLSIAILGRPNAGKSSLLNKLLNKERSIVSDIAGTTRDTIDSALKYNGDMYTLIDTAGIRRKSKVEDDIEYYSVLRAMKAIKRADVCVLMLDATELLTDQDKRIAGMIYDERKPIIITINKWDLIEKNDNSVKEFTELVKADLAFLDYAPIITISALTGKRTLNILEQAKFINEEYHKKVTTGILNQILAEIVAQNPVPTRKGRAVKINYATQISQAPPKFVFFTNNPELIHFSYKRYIENKLREYFGFEGCPIEIVFNKKADKTFG from the coding sequence TGGAGTTACTCGTGACAGACTTTATCGTGAGATGGAGTGGTTGGGACAAAAATTTATACTTGTGGATACAGGTGGTCTTGAACCTAGAACAGAAGATTTCATGATGAGTAAAATTAAAAAGCAGGCACAAGTTGCAATTGATGAAGCGGATGTAATTATATTTTTGGTGGATGGAAAAGCTGGAATTACTGGGCTTGATGAGGATGTGGCAACTGTTCTTCGTAAACAAGGTAAAAAAGTTATTGTGGCTGTCAATAAAATTGACAACTATATAAAGGAGAAGGAAAATATTTTTGAATTTTATGGGCTTGGATTTGAAGAAGTTATCGGGATTTCAGGGGAGCATAAAACGAATTTGGGGGATTTGTTGGATGCTGTAATTGAAAAATTTGAAGATAAAAATGTTAAAGAAATTTCAGAAGGACTTAGTATTGCGATTCTTGGAAGACCAAATGCGGGAAAATCTTCACTTTTAAATAAACTATTAAATAAAGAGCGTTCGATTGTGAGCGATATTGCTGGAACGACTAGAGATACAATTGACTCGGCTTTAAAATACAATGGAGATATGTATACCCTTATTGATACTGCGGGAATTCGGAGAAAATCTAAAGTGGAGGATGACATCGAATATTACAGTGTGCTTCGTGCGATGAAAGCCATTAAAAGAGCAGATGTTTGTGTACTTATGCTGGATGCAACAGAACTTCTGACGGATCAGGACAAAAGGATTGCAGGAATGATTTATGATGAAAGAAAGCCGATTATTATTACAATTAATAAGTGGGATTTGATTGAGAAAAATGATAATAGTGTAAAAGAGTTTACTGAACTTGTTAAAGCAGATTTGGCGTTTTTGGATTATGCTCCAATTATTACAATTTCAGCACTTACAGGAAAAAGGACACTTAATATTTTGGAACAGGCTAAATTTATAAATGAAGAATATCATAAAAAAGTTACGACTGGAATATTAAATCAGATTTTGGCAGAAATTGTTGCACAAAATCCTGTGCCGACTCGAAAAGGAAGAGCGGTTAAAATTAATTATGCAACACAGATTAGCCAGGCTCCTCCAAAGTTTGTATTTTTCACAAATAATCCCGAGTTAATTCATTTTTCTTATAAGAGATATATTGAAAATAAACTTAGGGAATATTTTGGATTTGAAGGATGTCCGATTGAAATAGTGTTTAACAAAAAGGCTGATAAAACTTTTGGATAA